The Pseudochaenichthys georgianus chromosome 8, fPseGeo1.2, whole genome shotgun sequence genome has a segment encoding these proteins:
- the mchr1b gene encoding LOW QUALITY PROTEIN: melanin-concentrating hormone receptor 1 (The sequence of the model RefSeq protein was modified relative to this genomic sequence to represent the inferred CDS: deleted 1 base in 1 codon), translated as MDFEIISNASFPPFGSAENLTEEYEQYINGLMPSIFGVLWFLGTFGNSIVIYTIVKKTKFCSQQTVPDILIFSLSTADLLFLLGMPFLIHQLLGNGSWCFGGTMCTVITALDSNSQMVSTYILTVMTLDRYLATVHPIRFKHVRTPFVAGAAVALVWVFSLLSITPVWMYTGLMRRKDGSVGCALLLPNPATDTYWFTLYQFFLAFALPWLIICGVFFKILQNMSATVAPLPQRSLRVRTRKVTRMAVVICLAFFLCWAPYYILQLAHLGVQRPTFAFQYAYNIAISMGYANSCINPFIYIVLSETFKRKFIVAVQPSHCRVFRVAPAALADGSMSLRLAPDSSQPSQSARELLQSMLPVTVAVH; from the exons ATGGACTTTGAAATAATCTCAAATGCATCTTTTCCACCCTTCGGTTCGGCTGAGAATCTAACAGAAG AGTATGAGCAGTACATCAACGGGCTCATGCCAAGCATCTTCGGTGTCCTCTGG TTCCTCGGGACCTTTGGAAACTCCATCGTCATCTACACCATTGTGAAGAAAACCAAGTTCTGCTCGCAGCAAACCGTGCCCGACATCCTGATCTTCAGCCTGTCCACCGCAGACCTCCTCTTTCTCCTCGGTATGCCGTTTCTCATCCACCAGCTCCTGGGTAACGGGTCGTGGTGCTTCGGGGGCACCATGTGCACCGTCATCACCGCTCTGGACTCTAACAGCCAGATGGTGAGCACCTACATCCTGACTGTGATGACTCTGGATCGCTACCTGGCCACGGTTCACCCCATTCGCTTCAAACATGTCCGAACGCCCTTCGTAGCCGGGGCGGCGGTGGCTCTGGTTTGGGTTTTTTCTCTTCTCTCCATCACTCCGGTCTGGATGTATACAGGACTCATGCGTCGGAAGGATGGCTCGGTTGGATGCGCCTTATTGCTGCCCAACCCGGCGACAGACACATACTGGTTCACCCTCTACCAGTTCTTCTTGGCCTTCGCTCTCCCATGGCTGATCATCTGTGGGGTTTTCTTCAAGATCCTCCAGAATATGTCCGCTACAGTCGCTCCCTTGCCCCAGCGCAGCCTGAGGGTTCGGACCAGGAAGGTGACCCGTATGGCGGTGGTAATCTGCCTGGCGTTCTTCCTCTGCTGGGCCCCGTATTACATCCTGCAGCTGGCCCACCTCGGAGTGCAGCGGCCCACTTTTGCTTTTCAGTACGCCTATAACATTGCCATCAGCATGGGCTATGCTAACAGCTGCATCAACCCGTTTATCTACATCGTGTTGAGTGAAACCTTCAAGAGGAAGTTCATCGTGGCCGTGCAGCCGTCCCACTGCAGGGTCTTCAGAGTGGCGCCTGCCGCTCTGGCTGATGGCAGCATGAGTCTGAGGTTGGCTCCTGACAGCTCTCAACCCTCTCAGTCAGCAAGGGAACTGCTTCAGAGCATGCTGCCTGTCACTGTGGCTGTGCACTGA